The DNA segment GCCGAGAAGTACAAAGTAGTGACTCAGATGGGAAATCAGGGCTCTTCTGGGGATGGTGTTCGCCAACTTATAGACTGGTACCAGGCCGGTGAGATTGGGGAAGTGGATACAGTATACGTTTGGACAAACCGACCGGTTTGGCCACAAGGTGTGCCTTGGTCAACCGAGAAGGCTGAAATTCCTGCCGGACTGGATTGGGATCTTTGGCTGGGTACCGCCCCGGAAAAAAACTATGTAGACAACCTGGTTCCATTTAACTGGCGAGGCTGGTGGGATTATGGAACCGGTGCTTTAGGTGATATGGCCTGCCATTTAATGGAAGCACCATTTACTGTACTAGGCCTTGGATACCCGGAAGCCGTTGAATGCAGTGTTGGAAGTGTATATACCGGGGCTTTCCGGAGAGGGTACTTCCCGGAAAGCTGTCCTCCTTCATCACATATCATTCTCCGTTTCCCGGAACGGGATGGCAAGCCCCCAGTAACCTTACATTGGATGGATGGTGGTATTAAGCCGGCTCGGCCCGAAGAGCTCGGCCCTAGCGAAGTTATGGGTGATGGAAATAGCGGGGCTATCCTGGTTGGGACTAAAGGGAAAATGATGTGTAGCGAATATGGTTATGATCCGCGTTTGTTGCCTACTTCTCTAACGGAACAAACGGTAGTTCCTCAAACCATCGACCGTGTTCCTGAAGGCCATTATCTGCAGTGGGTAAACGGATGTATTGCCGGATATGGAAATACAACTTTGAGTTCTTCATTCGATATTGCCGGGCCTTTAACCGAAAGTATTCTTATGGGGAACCTCGCTATTCGAAGTCATGATTATCGTGAAGTGTATACCGACAGCGAAGGAAGGGAGCGTCATCGCTATCCGGGTCGTGGTATTCAGTTACGTTGGGATGGACCAAATATGCGCATCATTAATTTTGACCCGGCAAACCAGTTCGTGAAACGAGAATACCGAGAAGGCTGGAGTTTGGGAGTTTAGTGACTGATACAAACAAAAAGGACTATTTCGACCGGGTTGATACCATAGTAGCTTTGGTTCGAGAGCAGGAACCAGATCTAATATTTGCTATCGATGCACTTCAAAAACTTGAGCGAAAAACGTGGGTTCGAAGGCCTCATATTCGCTTTAAGTCCATCTTTAATAAAACAAGCAAACATAAAGATGTTGTTTGTGTGACCGATCCAAAAGAAGGAGAAATCATCATTTTCATAGATGAGGATGATACTGTAAGCGAAATAGAGTATATCAGTCGTCTGAATAGGCTTTATTAAAAATTATAGAGTAAACTTATCAGGGATTCATTAGTCCTCTTTCAGGCTATTCACAGGGTTCACAATTGCTGCCTGTATCGACTGTTTGCTAACAGAAATAACTGTTATCGCTAAGAGAATGGTGATTGGTATAAGAAAGGCTAAAACCCCTGGTGCATATTTGAACGGGAACTTATCCAGCCAAACTTTAAACCACCATATTGCAACCGGTATACTTAGCACACACGAAAATATGATAAGCTTGAAATAATCATTCAGTAGCAGTTTTACTATCTGAATTTCAGAAGACCCCAGAACTTTTCTAATCCCTATTTCTTTTTTTCTTTGTCTACTCATATAGGAAGAAAGACCAATTAGTCCCAGAATGGTTATTAGAATGGAGATTATAGTAAAGCCACCAAAAATTCTCTGAAATCGGTCTTCCAGGGCATATGCCTGGTTAAATTGGTCTTCAAGGAAAAAGCCGTTGAATATATCGCCCGGGAAGTGGGTATTAAATACGCCTTCAATTTGTTCGGTAATGCCAGAAAGATTTCCTGAATCAATCTTAAGTGATGTGGCCCCCATTCCCGCTATATACCCCGACTCTACAGGAAGTTGGAGCATCAAGGGAATGTATTCCATTTGCATACTTTGTTGGGCATAGTTCTGGGTTACTCCTATTATTTCTAAGGTGTCCCCAATACTAGTAACGATTCTTTTATTCACTGCATCACTTACACTATTAAAACCAAGTAACTCAAGAGCTTTTTCATTTACTACAACAGCCTGGTCTTCTGTTCCCCTTTCTTCTTCAAAATACCTGCCTTCCGAAAGTGTAATTTTGTAGTGATCGAAGTATGCGTGATCTGCTCGTGCATAATTTAATCTTATGCGTTCCTCGTTAGCCTCTTTGACAAGCTTTTCGGCCATCATTGATGGAAGCGCCGAGTTCCCGGGGATTATGGATGAATTTGTGACATTACTAATTCCGGGAATAGCCTCTAAATCTCTTTTAAAAACTTCGAATCTTGAAAGTGAATTTCCTTCAACAAAAGTTGGCGCATTGATTACATAGGTATTCTCAAGATCCAATCCCTTATCCAGGTTTTTTATGTAGTGAATTTGATTAAAGACAACGTAAATACAAATGATCAGGAAGAGTGATAATGAGAATTGTAGCAGGACCAAAGATTTCCTTAACGCTATACCACTTTTAGAATTTTTGAATGCTCCCTTTAGTGTTGAAATGGGTTTAAACCTCGAAAATATAAGGGCGGGATAGAAACCTGAAAAAAGTATCCCAATAAATAATGCCATTAAAAAAGCGGCCCAATAAGGTTTAAACTCCAGAACATAATCAAATACATTTAACCCGATTAAGTCCTCAAAGCGCTGACTTAGTACCATCAATAGCCCAATAGATATAAATATGGCTATTAAATTCACTAGAATTGATTCCAGAATAAATTGAATAATCAATTGTGATTTCGAGGAACCCATCACCTTTCTAATTCCTACTTCTTTAGCCCTCTTAATTGATTGAGCCGTCGATAAATTCACGTAGTTAATCCAACCAATCAATAGGGCTGCTATTCCTATCCAAAAAATGAATTTAAGAGACTGAGTATCCGCTACTTGCTTTGGCTCATTCAAAATGTCGGGAGTGGTATGAATGGTTGAAATAGGTTGATGCCATAGAATCGTATTTATTCCCTGCCTGGCATCAAATCCAGCACGGTATCTGTCTATAATAGCATTCAGTTCTTCCTCAAGAAGACCAGCATTGTTCTCTGGTTTTAGTTTTGCGTAGGTATAATTATTCCTCAATCTCCAAACGATATCGTCATAAGGAATAGGACCAAAGCTTCCGCTATCTACCAACTTTTGAACTATATCCGTATTGTTTAGCAATGCAGTTGGTTGTATATGAGAAATTTCAGGAAACTCCTTATAAACCCCTTTCACTTCAAACAACTCCCAATTACCTACTACATCAATTACTTCTATAGCCTGACCTATTGCATTCTCATTATTAAAATACTTCTCAGCCAGCTCCTCTGATAAAAAGATTGTATTAGGTTTATCCAGGTCTTCTGACGACCCGATAATTAGCTCAACTGAAAACACGCATAAGACGGAAGAGCCATCAGTATAAAATATCCCATTCTCCTGGAATACAGCTTCGTCTTTTCTAAATATGGTACCATTTCCAACTAGCTGAGCAACCTCTTCAACCGATTCACTTTCTTCTCGTAATGTTCCTGCTAAAGCTGGAAAATTTATCGCCGTCTTTAGTGTCCTTTCTCCACTATCATTTACCCTTCCTGCATTAATTCGATAAACCCTATCATAATCTTCGACATAGGTATCCTGATTTGTCTCATAAAAATAGTACTGTAGAATAATCACACTTACGATAAGCCCAAGAGCCACGCTTATTATATTTATCGTTGTGTAGAATTTATTCCTCAACATGCTTCTAGCCGACAATTTGAGGTAATTCGGCAGCAGGCTTAAAAAGGA comes from the Balneola sp. genome and includes:
- a CDS encoding gfo/Idh/MocA family oxidoreductase, which encodes MPDNNNSSSNNSLSRKDFIKKTGLAATAFTIIPRHVLGGSGYVAPSDTLYIAGIGSGGKGRGDLRAFAQHEQVKIAYLCDVDDRQAQGAREDYPDAPYYKDYREMLDKERENIDAVSVSTPDHMHAVQAMAAMQLGKHVYVQKPLTHDIYEARMLTEAAEKYKVVTQMGNQGSSGDGVRQLIDWYQAGEIGEVDTVYVWTNRPVWPQGVPWSTEKAEIPAGLDWDLWLGTAPEKNYVDNLVPFNWRGWWDYGTGALGDMACHLMEAPFTVLGLGYPEAVECSVGSVYTGAFRRGYFPESCPPSSHIILRFPERDGKPPVTLHWMDGGIKPARPEELGPSEVMGDGNSGAILVGTKGKMMCSEYGYDPRLLPTSLTEQTVVPQTIDRVPEGHYLQWVNGCIAGYGNTTLSSSFDIAGPLTESILMGNLAIRSHDYREVYTDSEGRERHRYPGRGIQLRWDGPNMRIINFDPANQFVKREYREGWSLGV
- a CDS encoding ABC transporter permease yields the protein MKFDLEAKIAAWKKKLKANRVFDDGDIKEYEEHLRDEVNFLVDNGMDEEEAFYKSVKNFGEPKNLAREFKSVVQIKNPVKRRLHLAELSFLSLLPNYLKLSARSMLRNKFYTTINIISVALGLIVSVIILQYYFYETNQDTYVEDYDRVYRINAGRVNDSGERTLKTAINFPALAGTLREESESVEEVAQLVGNGTIFRKDEAVFQENGIFYTDGSSVLCVFSVELIIGSSEDLDKPNTIFLSEELAEKYFNNENAIGQAIEVIDVVGNWELFEVKGVYKEFPEISHIQPTALLNNTDIVQKLVDSGSFGPIPYDDIVWRLRNNYTYAKLKPENNAGLLEEELNAIIDRYRAGFDARQGINTILWHQPISTIHTTPDILNEPKQVADTQSLKFIFWIGIAALLIGWINYVNLSTAQSIKRAKEVGIRKVMGSSKSQLIIQFILESILVNLIAIFISIGLLMVLSQRFEDLIGLNVFDYVLEFKPYWAAFLMALFIGILFSGFYPALIFSRFKPISTLKGAFKNSKSGIALRKSLVLLQFSLSLFLIICIYVVFNQIHYIKNLDKGLDLENTYVINAPTFVEGNSLSRFEVFKRDLEAIPGISNVTNSSIIPGNSALPSMMAEKLVKEANEERIRLNYARADHAYFDHYKITLSEGRYFEEERGTEDQAVVVNEKALELLGFNSVSDAVNKRIVTSIGDTLEIIGVTQNYAQQSMQMEYIPLMLQLPVESGYIAGMGATSLKIDSGNLSGITEQIEGVFNTHFPGDIFNGFFLEDQFNQAYALEDRFQRIFGGFTIISILITILGLIGLSSYMSRQRKKEIGIRKVLGSSEIQIVKLLLNDYFKLIIFSCVLSIPVAIWWFKVWLDKFPFKYAPGVLAFLIPITILLAITVISVSKQSIQAAIVNPVNSLKED